In Quercus robur chromosome 10, dhQueRobu3.1, whole genome shotgun sequence, a genomic segment contains:
- the LOC126704397 gene encoding protein farnesyltransferase/geranylgeranyltransferase type-1 subunit alpha gives MESDEDEVMQRVPLSERPEWSDVTPVPQDDGPNPVVPIDYKPDFVETMDYFRAIYVADERSSRALNLTAEAISFNPGNYTVWHFRRLVLEALDIDLQVELDFIDNIAKNNSKNYQIWHHRRWVAEKLGTDAADKELEFTKKILSADAKHYHAWSHRQWVLLALGGWEDELDYCRELLEEDIFNNSAWNQRYFVITRSPLLGGLEAMKESEVSYTVEAILAHPENESPWRYLRGLYKGDTQSWVNDHQVSLLCLRVLNTKSNFVFALSTLLDLLCHGLQPSQEAKDVVAALEMSGTVEPDSDLAKSVCFILEHVDPIRANYWRWRKSKLPHAT, from the exons ATGGAGTCCGACGAAGACGAAGTGATGCAGAGGGTCCCACTGAGCGAGAGACCGGAGTGGTCCGACGTGACTCCTGTCCCGCAAGACGATGGTCCGAACCCGGTTGTCCCAATCGACTATAAGCCTGACTTTGTCGAAACCATGGACTACTTCCGAGCCATCTATGTCGCCGACGAGCGATCCTCTCGTGCTCTCAATCTCACCGCCGAAGCCATTTCCTTCAACCCCGGCAATTACACT gtaTGGCATTTCAGGCGTTTAGTACTCGAGGCACTTGATATTGACTTGCAAGTTGAATTGGATTTTATCGACAACATTGCTaagaataattcaaaaaattatcagATATG GCATCATAGGCGGTGGGTTGCTGAAAAATTGGGAACTGATGCTGCAGACAAGGAACTTGAGTTCACCAAGAAGATACTATCCGCTGATGCGAAACATTACCATGCCTGGTCCCATAGGCAG TGGGTTCTGCTGGCGCTAGGGGGATGGGAAGATGAGCTTGACTACTGTCGGGAGCTCCTTGAAGAAGACATTTTTAACAATTCTGCTTGGAATCAG AGATACTTTGTTATAACAAGATCTCCCCTCCTGGGAGGCCTAGAGGCTATGAAAGAGTCTGAAGTGAGTTACACTGTTGAAGCCATTCTGGCCCACCCAGAGAATGAGAGCCCATGGAGATACCTTCGAGGGCTTTACAAAGGCGACACTCAGTCTTGggtgaatgatcatcaagtttcCTTACTGTGTTTGAGGGTTTTGAATACCAAAAGCAACTTTGTGTTTGCTCTGAGCACACTTTTGGATCTTCTCTGCCATGGTCTCCAACCAAGTCAAGAGGCCAAAGATGTCGTCGCGGCTCTAGAGATGTCGGGCACTGTTGAACCAGATTCTGACTTGGCAAAATCAGTTTGCTTTATCTTGGAACATGTAGACCCTATCAGAGCTAACTATTGGCGGTGGCGTAAGAGCAAGCTTCCACATGCGACTTAA